The genomic DNA GGTTTGTCCCGTTGAGGGATCAATTGTGCCAGAAGAGCGACCTGATCTGCAATTGGTTCCTGCCTAGCAGATTGTATTGCTGCTGGGTATCAGAAGAGGCTGAGTTGAGTTGGCTCTGGAGCAAGCTTAGTAATCGGTAGCTTGGGCACCGGCAGGCCCCGGTCTTCCAGAACTGCTTGTAGAGCTAGCGCATTAGTGGGCGATCGTTCCTCTAGGGGACAATGGACAAACCAGTAAACCCGAATTCCCCGTTGGAGCCAGTCAGCCAGTTGATCTACCCAGCCTTCAATGTAGGGTTGATTGACGGCCTGATCGGGATGGCTAATATACCGGACTAACACAAAGGATGCAGTTGCCTCTGGTTGCAAGGGCACCTTTGGCTTTTTACGCTCCGAGGCACATTGGGGGTCATCACTGTTGTTATAAACGGGACGTGAATCGAGCAGCACTCGTCCCACTCCTAGGTTAGTTAACACTTCCGATAATCTCTGGCGATGTGGTTCTCGAAACCAGTCTGCATGGCGCACTTCCAAGGCTAGGGGCACCTGCTGTCGAGGAAATGCTGTGAGAAACCCTATCAGATCATCTAGCAGGGCTGGTGAATAGTCTGGGGGAAGCTGGGCAAACAGGGGGCCACGCCGATCGACGAGTGCCTGTGTCTGGTCTAAAAACCTCCACACACCCGGAATTGATGGTTGTAACAAGCCCCTATGGGTTAGGTCGCGGGGCAACTTTAGGCAAAACTCAAAGCCCGGCGGAGTTTCCGTTGCCCAACGCTGCACGGTGGCACGATCAGGTACCTGGTAAAATGTTGTGTTGCCCTCCACGGTTGAAAACCGATGGCTATAGAGCCGCAAAAAATCACTGGGACGACTACCTGGTGGGTAAAAGGTGCCCACCCAAGGCCGATGTGCCCACACCGCGCAGCCTAAGCGAAAAGAACACCTTGTCATAGGTTCATCTTAGTGCGTCCATGCTCAGCCAACCCATAGCCCAGCGCAATTCCTAATAAACTACATACCAAGTCGATAGTGCTAGCGGTGCGGTTTGGTGACCAGGCTTGAATGCCTTCTTCAACAATTGTGAACACAACAAATAACGTCACCCACAGTGGTAGTCGCTGGCTGAGTACGGTAATCTGACGAAGGCTCAGTGCTCGTTGACCTAGATAGGTTGCCAGCGCATATATCGACACATGGCCGATTTTATCGTAGAAGGGAATTTGCTGAATAATGGGCGGCAGCTTACCAGCATAGGCCAGTTGCAAAGTGATTAGGAATAACCCGGCATACAGTATTGCGGCAACTACCCAGCCTAGAGTAGCTCTTTTGAGCAGATAGTGTCTCATAAACGAGCCTGTAAAAATGACTGGGTAGTGCTACCGATCGCAGGTCTAAGATTCCTGATGCCGATCGCCTTAGATTGCCTCAGCAATTTTTTTCACAATTCCAGTTGTGGAGGTTGGTAATTCAATGGCGATTAGCTCAATCTTCCCCCCATAGGCCAATACTGCTGGTGCCTCAGGCAGTGTCTCTACCCGATAATCACCGCCCTTAGCATAGATGTCGGGCTGAAGCGCTTGAATCACACTAGTTGCCGTCAATTCAGCAAACATTACCACGGCATCAACAGGTTTTAATCCGGCAATAACCTCTGCCCGCTGCATTTCTGGCGTGATGGGGCGAGTGAGGTTGCCTAGTTTTTGAGGCTTGAGGGCACGAACCGATGCATCGGTGTTTAACCCAACAACTAGAGAACGTCCTAATAGTTTGGCCGATCGTAGGTAGCGCACATGGCCTGCGTGAATCAAGTCAAAACAGCCGCAGGTAAACACCATTGGCCGCCACGCATCTGGATTCTGGGTAACTAGCTGGCATAGTGCATCTAGGGTATACAACTCAGGAATCATGATAGTTTCACCAGAATGGCACAATACGAGAGATGACAATACTGAGAGAAATCGATAGGCTATAGGCATTCATCGCATGATCACCGCATAAATTGTAGGCGGTAATGGATGGCTTGTCTGCATAGTGTGATGGCAGTGGGATGAGCTAGCTAACGGCAAACCTAGAGCAAGGGGGTTAAGCGCTATGGTGATTCAAGGGCAACT from Cyanobacteriota bacterium includes the following:
- a CDS encoding adenylyltransferase/cytidyltransferase family protein, with protein sequence MIPELYTLDALCQLVTQNPDAWRPMVFTCGCFDLIHAGHVRYLRSAKLLGRSLVVGLNTDASVRALKPQKLGNLTRPITPEMQRAEVIAGLKPVDAVVMFAELTATSVIQALQPDIYAKGGDYRVETLPEAPAVLAYGGKIELIAIELPTSTTGIVKKIAEAI
- a CDS encoding DUF72 domain-containing protein; this encodes MTRCSFRLGCAVWAHRPWVGTFYPPGSRPSDFLRLYSHRFSTVEGNTTFYQVPDRATVQRWATETPPGFEFCLKLPRDLTHRGLLQPSIPGVWRFLDQTQALVDRRGPLFAQLPPDYSPALLDDLIGFLTAFPRQQVPLALEVRHADWFREPHRQRLSEVLTNLGVGRVLLDSRPVYNNSDDPQCASERKKPKVPLQPEATASFVLVRYISHPDQAVNQPYIEGWVDQLADWLQRGIRVYWFVHCPLEERSPTNALALQAVLEDRGLPVPKLPITKLAPEPTQLSLF
- a CDS encoding VanZ family protein produces the protein MRHYLLKRATLGWVVAAILYAGLFLITLQLAYAGKLPPIIQQIPFYDKIGHVSIYALATYLGQRALSLRQITVLSQRLPLWVTLFVVFTIVEEGIQAWSPNRTASTIDLVCSLLGIALGYGLAEHGRTKMNL